In Galactobacillus timonensis, the genomic window TTGATTCATACTGCCGTCTTCATCTTTTGCGTCACTATACCCGCCGCCGTACAATAAGGGGAGAATCGAGGGTAATTCATCATGAATAACTTTGAATACTATGCACCGACAAGGGTTGTGTTCGGAAAGGGAACGGAAAGCGAAACCGGAAAACAGATCGCTGCCTATGGCGGTCATCATGTGCTGATTGTCTATGGCGGCGGCCATGCGGTACGCAGCGGTCTGCTGGATCGGGTGGAGGCATCTTTAAAGGAAGCGGGTCTGACGTTTGATGTGCTGGGCGGCGTGGTGCCGAATCCCCATCTTTCCAAGGTATATGAAGGCATCGAACTTGGAAAGAAGACGGGCGTTGATTTCCTGCTTGGCGTCGGTGGAGGAAGTGTCATTGATACGGCAAAGGCCATTGCCTATGGACTGGCGGAGCCGGAATATGACGTATGGGATCTGTATGACCGTAAGCGGAAGGCAAAAGCATGCCTGCCGGTTGGATGTGTACTGACCATCGCGGCCGCTGGAAGTGAGATGAGCGACAGCTCCGTTATTACCAATGAAAAGACAGGTGAGAAGCGCGGGACGAACAGCGATCTGTGCCGCTGCCGCTTTGCCATCGAAAATCCCCAGCTGACAATGACACTGCCGGATTATCAGACGATGGCCGGATGCGCCGACATGCAGATGCATACGATGGAGCGCTATTTCACGGGCAAGGGCAATATGGAGATTACCGATTCCATTGCTGAAGCCCTGATGCGCACTGTAAAGACCGAGACATTGATTCTTCACAAGGATCCGCAGAACTATGATGCCCGCGCCGAAGTGATGTGGGCCGGATCCCTGGCCCATAACAACATTACGGGCTGCGGAAACGGGGGCTTCGACTTCGCTTCCCATCGTCTGGAACATGAGCTTTCAGGCATGTTC contains:
- a CDS encoding iron-containing alcohol dehydrogenase, producing the protein MNNFEYYAPTRVVFGKGTESETGKQIAAYGGHHVLIVYGGGHAVRSGLLDRVEASLKEAGLTFDVLGGVVPNPHLSKVYEGIELGKKTGVDFLLGVGGGSVIDTAKAIAYGLAEPEYDVWDLYDRKRKAKACLPVGCVLTIAAAGSEMSDSSVITNEKTGEKRGTNSDLCRCRFAIENPQLTMTLPDYQTMAGCADMQMHTMERYFTGKGNMEITDSIAEALMRTVKTETLILHKDPQNYDARAEVMWAGSLAHNNITGCGNGGFDFASHRLEHELSGMFDVTHGAGLCAIWGSWARYVYKNCMHRFVKFAETVHGIAPQATDEDTALLGIEAQEDFYRAIGMPTSLHELGIDPTDAQMKEMARRCAIAVGGQIGSAMVLHEPDMYRIYCMAAGTKPQP